From the genome of Malus sylvestris chromosome 13, drMalSylv7.2, whole genome shotgun sequence:
tactgCCTTTTAGCATTTTAGGTATTCAGAGAGCGTTGTTCTATTTAggtttttaatgaatttttatgtaaaaattatattcatataaatatttcttttaatattgTTTCGTATTCTAAATTTTACAGAACATACCAGAATCCTTAACAGCAAGATTACTAAACGTGGTGGTGCTGGACGTGCACTCAAATCAGCTGAAATCTCTTCCAAACTCAATTGGTTGTTTGTCCAAGCTTAAGGTTCTCAATGTTGCCGGAAACCTTCTTTCATATCTCCCAAAAACTATTGAAAATTGCAGGTTCGTTGtcatctcttcctcttcctcgtTCCAATTAAGTTAAGAACAATCTCATTGATTAATGTTTGATATAAATGTATATACAAGCGTTATCTCTATATATTTATTAGTGATTTTCTGAAAATTAGGATCATGGAAAACAATAAATTTGGTACCTGAAGAATTCCCTTAATTTATTGGCACATTCTGGATGAATATACTAGTTAGTAATTAAACTAAATATGGAGGTCTTAGCCAATCCACTACAGCCCTTCTCTTTCAAGgagaggggaaaaaaaaaaaacacttggccgtggtgtaaattaatttttacaTGCATTTTTATTTCAAAGCAAGCGATCTTATTAAGGTGAATCTTTAGCTAACAAATCTGCAAACCTCGTGGTTTGTTTTTacatgcatttttttatttatacataTGACATcatgcaaattttttaaaacCTTAATTAGTATCATATATCGTACATCTAATATTTATCAACACGAAGTGTTCTGATGTCATcctttcttatatatatatatattggaccCCCATTGCATCACATGAAATTTATTGACAATTAAGTAAACCAGAAATTACACATCTAGTCCTTATCATGACCAGATTAATTTGatattgaataaaaaatatagTTAACTTTATTCAAGAAGATCGTTAATTTTCTGATTAGTTAATTTATTCAAGGAAGATcgttaattttctgatttgtctTTCCTTCCAGTACAAGACGTTGTTTTCTGGTTGATGTGTATCTTTTCTTGTCCCAAAGGCACATAGAATGCTCTAGTACTTGAGTGAGTCTTATTTGTATATGCCTAATCAACTTAGCAGTCAACAATTTGATCACTTCCAAATAAAActataaatatttttggaagtgcGTCTTGATGCGGTGATTGGTTTTTTTGACTTGTGGGAGCCAAATGAATGGTGTGGGTGGAGAACTTACAACCAAAAAAGTCAAAAGTGTAATTAATGTCAAACTGAAAATTCTAGTAACAGTTTGCACGTATCGCGCATGCAAAGACATGGTGTAACCCTAGGCCGTACAACCGTAAGCTGAACAATACAAACTGGTTAAGGCACTTTAACGAGGTCAAACCCAATACAAAATAGTTCACCACTAGCGGTCTCACAAGTAAACAAGGCACTTATATCAGCCAGTACACCAAGAGGGAAGGAAagaaataagtgaaaaataaaactaaaacacTTGCTTAATTGATTACATATGAGAGATAATACAACACATACTCAATTGAGATGAGTAGTTTTAATCTCTAAATATTATCAGTAAATttgattatatatttttaatctcTAATTTcataatacatacatatatatatatatatatgtatgtatgtatgtataattgTGCATCAGACTAGATTATTGTTAAAGCCAATTGGACTTAATTGTGATTTTACAATGACTCAGGTCAATGGAAGAGCTGAATGCCAACTTCAACAAGCTGAGCCACCTCCCAGACACCATTGGTTTTGAACTCAATAGCCTCAAGAAGCTATCAGTGAACTCCAACAAGCTTGTCTTTCTACCACGCTCCCTCACCCATCTTACGTCTCTGCACGTACTCGATGCTCGTCTCAACTGCCTCAGGTCCCTTCCTGAAGATCTCGAGAACCTTATCAACCTTGAAGTTCTCAATGTAAGCCAAAACTTCCAGTACCTCGAAACCCTACCGTACTCCATTGGCCTCCTTTTGTCTCTAGTCGAATTGGACGTCAGCTACAACAAGATCACAGCCCTACCAGACTCCATTGGATGCCTCAAGAAGCTTCAGAAGCTCATTGTGGAAGGAAACCCTATGGTTTCTCCTCCTCCTGAGGTGTTTGAGCAAGGGTTGCATTCAGTGAAGGAGTATCTTAGTGAGAAAATGAATGGTGGCCACAAGACTCCGCCAAAGAAGAAGTCTTGGATGGGCAAGTTGGTGAAGTATGGCACGTTCAATGGGGCCAACCGAAGCGGACCtcgagaggagagaggagggtTCATCATGCCCGAGTACCGCTCAATTGACGGCCTTGCTTCACCGAGGTATATGGGGATGTTCTCACCCCGTCGCCTCTTCTCTCCCCGTACTTACTTCAGTCGGTGAAGGGTAAAAATGTtgaaagaaaattaagaaaactaCGTATGTTCATGAATCATGAGCCTTCGTACTCATGAGGATGGGGTTAATattgtgtgtgtgcgcgcgtgcGCGCTTGTTTGGGGTTGTATTGAAAATTCATGATGTTGGATGTATGCATGTAGGTTATTGGGGTTTATATGCTTAGTATGATCGATGGTTGACTTGGGTAAGCCTAAGCCCCTTGAGAAGATCACGTAGCTTGCGTTAGAAAAAGTAGTGGTTTTGCAAAGTTATAGGTCTCGTATATGTACGTATATATAGGTAATGGGGTAtctgtgtttatatatattcatGCAGGTCTAGTCTGTAAATAAATTTCATGGGCTTCATATACAGTTTTGAATGTTTTGATAAATAAGTAATACGTGTAGAAACAGGAATATTTGTACACGTTAACttatctagtttttttttttggctcatatatatgttaatataACGTTACTGCAAATTTTCTCCATTCCGCTCAGAAAGAACGACTGGCGAGTAATGTCCCCATTTGGTGTTTCTTAATTAGGAGACTGGGTAGTTTGACCAGTCTTTCTTTTTGAGTAATATTAGGGAGATACATATTTATATCAAATCACACTAGTAGAAAAATTATTTGCACGACAAAATTTTAGACGACGAGGCAAATTTCACCGTGCAAGTGCTCAACTTTCGTCGCAAAATATCGTCACGGCCAAGAAAACTTGAAAACCTTAGGTGACGAAGAAGTTCGTCTCGCAAGATGACTTTGCATGACGAACTGGGTAATTCATTGCACAATTTATAGGGAAAATACTGTGAAATGAAGATTTGGAGCCAATTTATCGCTTGACAAACTTTTTCTTGTGTGAGGAAACCTATGTCACCGTTTACATTTTGTGCTACGAACAGAAACCTTCGTTGCCAAAGTGTTTGAAATGGTCGATGA
Proteins encoded in this window:
- the LOC126594758 gene encoding plant intracellular Ras-group-related LRR protein 6-like gives rise to the protein MMYEQQQQQQQQIRMDTKKKAAHERKRSIEEERLEIVDLSGMSLDALPNPSLNLGTICKLDLSNNNLQNIPESLTARLLNVVVLDVHSNQLKSLPNSIGCLSKLKVLNVAGNLLSYLPKTIENCRSMEELNANFNKLSHLPDTIGFELNSLKKLSVNSNKLVFLPRSLTHLTSLHVLDARLNCLRSLPEDLENLINLEVLNVSQNFQYLETLPYSIGLLLSLVELDVSYNKITALPDSIGCLKKLQKLIVEGNPMVSPPPEVFEQGLHSVKEYLSEKMNGGHKTPPKKKSWMGKLVKYGTFNGANRSGPREERGGFIMPEYRSIDGLASPRYMGMFSPRRLFSPRTYFSR